The Malus domestica chromosome 10, GDT2T_hap1 genome contains a region encoding:
- the LOC139188618 gene encoding uncharacterized protein, translating to MNSNFGSTSYSNWGSSSNSKLEEKWEQMRREDEESDEEVQARCNEQNRAAAMIAAMVCQPTEEQPQWDGSIAGCYYKPRHRAMMHANLMNNYFNPKSKRDRAGRPDLSPHHKVIVALRMMAYGSPADSMDETHGMSKSTCLDSFEQLCDIIVQVYKDEYLR from the exons atgaattccaactttggatccacTTCATATTCCAActgggggtcctcatccaattccaaattggaagaaaaatgggagcaaatgagacgagaagatgaggagtctgatgaagaagttcaagcaAGGTGCAACGAACAAAACAGAGCAGCAGCCATGATTGCGGCCATGGTGTGTCAAccaactgaggaacaacctcaatgggaTGGCTCTATTGCTGGTTGCTATTACAAACCACGACACAGAGCGATGATGCATGCCAAtttgatgaacaactacttcaaccccaaatcg AAGCGGGATAGAGCAGGCCGCCCTGATTTATCACCTCATCATAAGGTTATTGTTGCACTTCGAATGATGGCCTATGGCTCCCCAGCTGATTCGATGGATGAAACTCATGGTATGTCTaagtctacatgccttgatTCTTTTGAACAATTATGTGACATAATTGTTCAGGTTTACAAAGACGAGTACCTCCGCtag
- the LOC103424396 gene encoding disease resistance-like protein DSC1, with translation MELIGFFQVFNIVVIAIGTLLYMYCRSLTFSSSTSSSGAADAAVDDNDDGVDKPPLREKYDVFISFRGEDTRLTFTSHLHKALERKKIETYIDYRLNKGDEIGPALLEAIEKSRLSVIIFSKNYASSTWCLKELVHILKCKKKDQMVVPIFYDISPSDVRKQKGSYADAFAQLENREDSKDKVIGWKAALAEATGLSGFDFSNKKGTDAGFIEEVVEDISTKLKRETAYDLKGLVGMTSRIKQVESLLSINDSVNVLTVGIWGMGGIGKTTLAKALFKGLSSNFEACCFLYNVREKSEQKDGIDQLQKTLLREILKEENLSVASNFVRQRLSRTKVLIVFDDVTDPRQIKDVAADNLQYGNGSRIIVTSRERGVLLKAVSDEKYIYKVEKLKTDDALRLFQLHAFNDNPPTAEYIELSKRVVEYAGGIPLALEILGSLFFPCKSIDECEDVLRKLKNYPNSEIQYTFRVSYNRLERDQQEIFLDIACFYKGCHIEYVKKMVNFGQMHGGFCAADGIRVLHDRSLISIDSEQKTIDMHDLVQETGRAIVLEQCIEEPGRRSRLFIAEDVYHVLEKNTGTEKVQAIFFNESSTGKKNLDRADFKKMYNLRLLNVDNSMWQNADSSREYCKLNLSLSLPNSLRYLSWKGYPLKSLSPKFSPENLVELHMPGSQVTQLWNGGQNLMNLKVIKLRYSKCLTALPNLLESPNIEHIDLCGCESLVEIPSYFKDLDKLTYLDLSWCKSLEYLPDMPDNIEFLSLRGSGIKELPSSIWKLKSLEGLDLTGCTRFYKFPEILEPMEHLKFLRLEGTAVEELPQSVGNLVGLQTLDLGRCEKLKVVPSSIYNLTNLKTLSFNGCWKLQNFPQPTGSVGLLSLEVLDLGESGILQIPEDLICLTSLLGINLNGTKIRSVPSTIKQASQLSCLFLIECTSLESLPELPVLSRLQADGCKSLMTVSSSMTAITQCWNRYQLLEEQLLFYNCGRLGNDARSSIMVEAQLRIMRVATASSKLKEKEDYQKFSEPLVTIVCPGYEIPNWFVHQNKGASINVKLPANWFRKGFLGFALSVVASGHQDKSGKVASGRQDQPGMQFECKYNFKTEEGQSHGIDCPVFVPCKGGNGDGCNLDSKHVFVLYKDLEYEEGVKWSSDFYCRFTEVSVHFETKPFQYNYTVENCGICLLYAEDAEKLKFDVISRQ, from the exons ATGGAGTTGATTGGGTTCTTTCAAGTTTTCAACATCGTCGTCATCGCCATCGGGACTCTGTTGTACATGTACTGCAGATCATTGACGTTTTCTTCCTCGACTTCTTCTTCTGGTGCTGCTGATGCTGCTGTTGATGATAACGATGATGGTGTTGATAAGCCCCCTCTTCGAGAAAAGTATGATGTGTTTATTAGTTTCAGAGGTGAGGACACCCGCCTTACTTTTACCAGCCATCTTCATAAAgctttggaaaggaagaaaatcgaAACCTACATAGACTACAGGCTGAATAAAGGAGACGAAATTGGACCCGCCCTACTAGAAGCAATAGAGAAATCAAGGCTTTCGGTgatcattttctccaaaaactaTGCGTCTTCCACATGGTGCTTGAAGGAACTTGTGCATATACTCAAATGCAAGAAAAAAGACCAGATggttgtacccattttttacgACATCAGTCCATCAGATGTGCGAAAACAAAAGGGGAGTTATGCAGATGCATTTGCTCAACTTGAAAATCGTGAGGACTCCAAGGATAAGGTGATCGGTTGGAAAGCTGCTTTGGCGGAAGCAACCGGTTTATCTGGGTTtgatttttcaaacaaaaaagg GACGGATGCTGGTTTCATTGAAGAAGTTGTGGAAGATATTTCAACTAAATTGAAACGTGAAACCGCATATGATTTAAAGGGCTTGGTTGGAATGACAAGCCGCATCAAGCAGGTTGAATCATTATTAAGCATTAATGATTCGGTAAATGTTCTCACTGTAGGCATTTGGGGTATGGGAGGTATTGGAAAGACCACCCTTGCCAAGGCTCTGTTCAAGGGACTCTCTTCTAACTTCGAAGCTTGTTGTTTTCTTTACAATGTTAGGGAGAAATCAGAGCAAAAAGATGGAATCGATCAATTGCAAAAGACACTTCTTAGAGAGATCTTAAAGGAAGAAAATCTCTCCGTAGCTTCGAATTTTGTTCGACAAAGGCTCAGCCGTACAAAGGTTCTCATTGTTTTTGATGATGTTACTGACCCAAGGCAAATAAAAGATGTAGCTGCGGATAATCTTCAGTACGGCAATGGAAGTAGAATCATTGTAACAAGTAGAGAAAGGGGCGTACTCTTGAAAGCTGTTAGtgatgaaaaatatatatataaggttgAGAAATTAAAAACTGATGACGCTCTACGGCTCTTTCAACTTCATGCTTTCAACGATAACCCTCCTACAGCAGAATATATAGAGTTGTCAAAAAGGGTGGTAGAATATGCTGGAGGCATTCCACTGGCTCTTGAAATTTTGGGTTCCTTATTCTTTCCATGTAAGAGCATAGACGAGTGCGAAGATGTATTGAGAAAACTGAAGAATTATCCCAATTCAGAAATTCAATATACGTTCAGAGTAAGCTATAATAGATTAGAAAGAGATCAGCAGGAGATATTTCTTGATATAGCATGCTTTTATAAAGGGTGTCATATtgaatatgtaaaaaaaatggtaaatttTGGCCAAATGCATGGTGGTTTTTGTGCGGCAGATGGAATTAGAGTTCTCCATGATCGGTCTCTCATATCGATTGATTCAGAACAAAAAACCATAGATATGCATGATTTGGTACAAGAAACAGGTAGGGCAATTGTTCTCGAACAATGTATTGAAGAGCCTGGAAGACGGAGTAGGCTGTTCATTGCTGAGGATGTCTATCATGTATTGGAAAAAAACACG GGTACGGAAAAGGTTCAAGCCATATTCTTTAACGAGTCCAGCACTGGAAAGAAAAACTTGGATCGTGCAGActttaaaaaaatgtataatcTGAGATTGCTCAATGTTGATAATTCTATGTGGCAAAATGCTGACAGTTCTAGAGAGTACTGCAAATTgaacctttctctctctcttcccaatTCTCTTCGTTATCTTTCCTGGAAGGGATATCCTTTGAAATCTTTGTCCCCAAAATTTTCTCCTGAAAATCTTGTTGAGCTTCATATGCCGGGCAGCCAAGTCACACAACTTTGGAATGGAGGCCAG AATCTTATGAACTTAAAAGTGATCAAACTTCGTTATTCCAAATGTCTAACTGCACTTCCAAACCTCTTGGAGAGTCCAAATATTGAGCACATAGATCTTTGCGGATGTGAAAGTTTGGTTGAAATCCCTTCGTATTTTAAAGATCTTGACAAGCTTACTTATCTTGATCTTTCATGGTGCAAGAGTCTCGAGTATCTTCCAGACATGCCAGACAACATTGAATTCTTAAGTTTACGTGGCAGTGGCATAAAGGAGTTGCCGTCGAGCATTTGGAAGTTGAAATCTCTTGAGGGCCTTGATCTCACTGGTTGCACTAGATTTTACAAATTCCCTGAAATATTGGAGCCAATGGAACACCTGAAGTTTCTTCGTTTAGAAGGGACAGCAGTTGAAGAGCTTCCCCAGTCTGTTGGAAATCTAGTTGGCCTTCAAACATTAGATCTTGGTCGGTGCGAGAAACTTAAAGTTGTCCCAAGTAGCATCTACAACTTAACAAATCTTAAAACTCTCAGCTTTAATGGCTGTTGGAAACTTCAAAATTTTCCTCAACCGACTGGCTCAGTTGGTTTGCTTTCTCTTGAAGTACTAGACCTCGGTGAAAGCGGAATTTTACAAATCCCTGAGGATCTCATTTGCTTAACCTCATTATTGGGTATTAATCTGAATGGAACCAAAATTCGGAGCGTACCCTCAACCATCAAACAAGCTTCTCAGCTGTCTTGCCTCTTCTTAATCGAGTGCACGAGCCTTGAATCTTTACCAGAGCTCCCAGTGCTAAGTCGTCTTCAAGCAGATGGGTGCAAGTCACTGATGACAGTGTCAAGTTCAATGACTGCAATTACGCAATGTTGGAATAGATATCAATTGCTTGAAGAGCAACTTCTCTTTTATAATTGCGGAAGGTTGGGTAATGATGCAAGAAGCAGCATAATGGTTGAGGCACAGCTTAGAATCATGCGAGTGGCAACTGCATCTTCAAAgttaaaagaaaaggaagattac CAAAAGTTTTCTGAGCCCTTAGTTACAATTGTATGTCCGGGATATGAAATTCCAAATTGGTTCGTACATCAAAATAAGGGGGCTTCAATAAATGTCAAGCTTCCAGCAAACTGGTTTCGAAAAGGTTTCTTGGGATTCGCTCTATCTGTTGTGGCATCCGGACACCAAGATAAATCGGGAAAAGTCGCATCCGGACGTCAAGATCAACCAGGTATGCAGTTTGAGTGCAAGTACAATTTCAAAACTGAAGAGGGTCAAAGTCATGGAATCGATTGTCCTGTCTTTGTCCCGTGCAAGGGTGGAAATGGTGATGGTTGCAATTTAGATTCAAAGCACGTGTTCGTATTGTATAAAGACCTTGAATATGAAGAGGGAGTAAAATGGTCATCGGATTTTTACTGCCGTTTCACCGAGGTCTCTGTTCACTTCGAAACGAAACCTTTCCAGTACAACTATACGGTGGAAAATTGTGGAATATGCCTGTTATATGCCGAAGATGCtgagaaattaaaatttgatgtcATTTCGCGACAATAA